A DNA window from Citrobacter tructae contains the following coding sequences:
- a CDS encoding YfcC family protein, with protein sequence MGKLKFPSAYTILFILIALVAVMTWIVPAGKYQMAMNTTLGKEVPVAGTYAPTEAHPQGITAVLLAPIDGLYNHETYTAGAIDVALFVLIIGGFLGVVNKTGAIDAGIERVTVRLNGKEEWMIPILMGLFAAGGTIYGMAEESLPFYTLLVPVMMAARFDPLVAAATVLLGAGIGTLGSTINPFATVIAANAAGIPFTQGMLMRILLLVIGYVICVVWVMRYARKVRSHPELSIVADKMEENRVHFLGNRANTNLEFTATRKWILLIFAAAFAVMIYGVAVLGWWMAEISGVFLASAIIVGVIARMSEEAFTSTFIDGARDLLGVALIIGIARGIVVVMDNGMITHTILHSAENLVSGLSTAIFINVTYWLEVLLSFLVPSSSGLAVLTMPIMAPLADFAHVPRDLVVTAYQSASGIVNLITPTSAVVMGGLAIARVPYVRYLKWVAPLLLILTLLNMVVLSLGAML encoded by the coding sequence ATGGGCAAACTTAAATTTCCCAGCGCATATACCATTCTGTTTATTCTCATTGCACTCGTCGCTGTTATGACCTGGATTGTCCCAGCGGGAAAATACCAGATGGCAATGAATACCACACTGGGTAAAGAGGTTCCGGTTGCGGGCACTTATGCCCCCACAGAGGCGCATCCACAAGGCATAACCGCCGTACTGTTGGCACCGATTGACGGGCTTTATAACCACGAAACCTACACGGCAGGCGCCATTGATGTGGCGCTGTTTGTCCTGATCATCGGCGGCTTTTTAGGCGTAGTAAATAAAACAGGTGCCATCGACGCCGGAATCGAACGCGTGACGGTCAGGCTCAACGGCAAAGAAGAGTGGATGATCCCTATCCTGATGGGACTTTTTGCCGCCGGAGGCACAATTTACGGGATGGCGGAAGAGTCGCTCCCCTTCTACACCTTGCTCGTTCCGGTCATGATGGCCGCCCGCTTCGATCCGCTGGTTGCCGCTGCAACCGTTCTGCTTGGTGCAGGGATTGGCACCCTCGGTTCAACAATCAACCCTTTTGCGACGGTTATCGCCGCGAACGCAGCCGGCATCCCCTTCACTCAGGGAATGCTGATGCGCATTCTGCTGCTGGTCATCGGCTATGTTATCTGCGTGGTATGGGTGATGCGCTATGCGCGAAAAGTTCGCAGCCATCCTGAGCTTTCTATCGTGGCGGATAAAATGGAAGAAAACCGCGTCCATTTTCTCGGTAACCGTGCCAATACTAACCTTGAGTTCACGGCAACGCGTAAGTGGATTCTGTTAATTTTCGCTGCTGCCTTTGCGGTGATGATTTATGGCGTCGCGGTACTCGGATGGTGGATGGCGGAAATATCTGGTGTCTTTCTCGCCTCGGCGATTATCGTCGGCGTGATCGCCCGGATGAGTGAAGAGGCCTTCACCAGCACGTTCATTGACGGCGCGCGGGATCTGCTCGGCGTGGCGCTGATTATCGGTATTGCACGCGGCATCGTCGTGGTGATGGATAACGGCATGATAACCCACACCATTCTGCACAGTGCCGAGAATTTAGTCTCTGGTCTCTCTACCGCCATTTTCATCAATGTGACCTACTGGCTGGAAGTTTTACTGTCCTTTTTGGTGCCCTCGTCCTCTGGCCTTGCAGTTCTCACCATGCCGATAATGGCCCCGCTGGCCGACTTCGCCCATGTGCCAAGGGACCTCGTCGTCACCGCATACCAATCCGCTTCCGGCATTGTGAATCTGATTACCCCCACCTCCGCGGTGGTTATGGGCGGACTGGCCATCGCGCGCGTCCCTTACGTGCGATACCTGAAATGGGTCGCCCCACTCTTGCTCATTCTTACGCTACTAAACATGGTCGTTCTGAGTCTCGGCGCAATGCTGTAA
- a CDS encoding arginine repressor, which produces MKEYDDSSAKEQLLLTICQRLITERSYLSQEAIRSELQNQGFASISQSTVSRLLKLLGAIKIRNTKGQKIYSVNPQSRPVPDAARSIAEMVVSIEHNSEFILIHTAAGYGRAVARILDYHALPEILGVIAGSSIVWVAPRVVQRTGLVHKQINYLLKMN; this is translated from the coding sequence ATGAAGGAATACGATGATTCTTCTGCCAAAGAACAACTTCTGCTGACAATTTGTCAGCGCCTGATTACAGAGAGAAGCTATCTGTCGCAGGAAGCCATTCGCAGTGAATTGCAAAACCAGGGATTTGCCAGCATCAGCCAGTCAACGGTTTCACGTCTACTGAAATTGCTTGGAGCGATAAAAATAAGAAATACAAAAGGGCAAAAAATTTATTCTGTAAATCCTCAATCTCGGCCAGTTCCTGATGCCGCGCGATCCATTGCTGAAATGGTGGTCAGCATTGAACACAATAGCGAATTTATCCTCATTCACACCGCCGCGGGATATGGCCGCGCGGTTGCCAGAATCCTCGACTACCACGCGTTGCCGGAAATTCTGGGCGTCATCGCGGGCAGCAGTATTGTCTGGGTCGCACCACGGGTGGTGCAGCGAACAGGCCTGGTTCACAAGCAGATTAATTACTTACTCAAGATGAATTAA
- the pyrL gene encoding pyr operon leader peptide: MVQCVRHFVLPRLKKDAGLPFFFPLLTILSPSIEGLFFCPGVRR; the protein is encoded by the coding sequence ATGGTTCAGTGTGTACGACATTTTGTCTTACCGCGTCTGAAAAAAGACGCTGGCCTGCCGTTTTTCTTCCCGTTGCTCACCATTCTAAGCCCCTCAATTGAGGGGCTTTTTTTTTGCCCAGGCGTCAGGAGATAA
- the pyrB gene encoding aspartate carbamoyltransferase, which yields MANPLYQKHIISINDLSRDDLNLVLATAAKLKANPQPELLKHKVIASCFFEASTRTRLSFETSMHRLGASVVGFSDSSNTSLGKKGETLADTISVISTYVDAIVMRHPQEGAARLATEFSGNVPVLNAGDGSNQHPTQTLLDLFTIQETQGRLDNLQIAMVGDLKYGRTVHSLTQALAKFEGNRFYFIAPDALAMPQYILDMLNEKGIAWSLHGTIEEVMAEVDILYMTRVQKERLDPSEYANVKAQFVLRASDLAGARENMKVLHPLPRIDEITPDVDKTPHAWYFQQAGNGIFARQALLALVLNSELAL from the coding sequence ATGGCTAACCCGCTCTATCAAAAACACATCATTTCCATAAACGACCTCAGCCGCGATGACCTCAATCTGGTCCTCGCGACGGCGGCGAAACTAAAAGCAAACCCGCAGCCGGAACTATTGAAGCATAAGGTGATTGCCAGCTGTTTCTTCGAAGCCTCTACCCGCACCCGTTTATCCTTTGAAACGTCGATGCACCGTCTGGGCGCCAGCGTGGTGGGATTCTCTGACAGCAGCAACACCTCTCTGGGCAAAAAAGGTGAGACGCTGGCCGACACCATTTCCGTCATCAGCACCTACGTTGATGCCATCGTAATGCGTCATCCGCAGGAAGGCGCCGCACGTCTGGCAACCGAATTCTCCGGCAACGTACCGGTACTGAATGCAGGCGACGGTTCTAACCAACACCCGACCCAAACGTTGCTGGACCTGTTCACCATTCAGGAAACGCAGGGTCGTCTGGACAATCTGCAAATCGCCATGGTGGGCGACCTGAAATATGGCCGTACCGTTCACTCCCTGACCCAAGCACTGGCGAAGTTCGAAGGCAACCGCTTCTACTTTATCGCCCCGGACGCACTGGCAATGCCGCAGTACATTCTGGATATGCTGAATGAAAAAGGCATCGCCTGGAGTCTGCACGGCACGATTGAAGAAGTGATGGCGGAAGTCGACATTCTCTACATGACCCGCGTGCAGAAAGAACGCCTGGACCCGTCCGAATACGCCAACGTCAAAGCACAGTTTGTTCTGCGCGCCAGCGATCTGGCAGGAGCCAGAGAGAACATGAAGGTGCTGCACCCGCTGCCGCGCATCGATGAGATCACCCCCGACGTCGATAAAACGCCGCACGCCTGGTATTTCCAGCAGGCAGGCAACGGCATCTTCGCCCGCCAGGCGTTACTGGCACTGGTACTGAATAGCGAACTGGCACTGTAA
- the pyrI gene encoding aspartate carbamoyltransferase regulatory subunit, translating into MTHDNKLQVEAIKRGTVIDHIPAQVGFKLLTLFKLTETDQRITIGLNLPSGEMGRKDLIKIENTFLTDEQVNQLSLYAPQATVNRIDDYDVVGKSRPSLPEHIDNVLVCPNSNCISHAEPVSSSFSVKKRADDIALKCKYCEKEFSHYVVLAN; encoded by the coding sequence ATGACACACGATAACAAACTGCAGGTTGAAGCCATCAAACGTGGCACCGTGATTGACCACATTCCCGCACAGGTTGGTTTCAAGCTGCTGACGCTGTTCAAACTGACAGAGACCGACCAGCGTATCACCATCGGTCTGAACCTGCCGTCCGGTGAGATGGGCCGTAAGGATCTGATTAAAATTGAAAATACCTTCCTGACCGATGAGCAGGTAAACCAGCTCTCACTGTACGCTCCGCAGGCGACGGTAAACCGCATTGATGACTATGACGTGGTGGGGAAATCACGCCCTAGCCTGCCGGAGCACATCGACAACGTGCTGGTATGTCCGAACAGCAACTGTATCAGCCATGCCGAGCCGGTTTCTTCCAGTTTTTCAGTGAAAAAACGTGCCGATGACATCGCACTCAAATGCAAATACTGTGAAAAAGAGTTTTCGCATTATGTGGTGCTGGCCAACTAA
- the ridA gene encoding 2-iminobutanoate/2-iminopropanoate deaminase, with product MSKTIATENAPAAIGPYVQGVDLGSMIITSGQIPVDPKTGAVSEDVSAQARQSLENVKAIVEAAGLKVGDIVKTTVFVKDLNDFATVNATYEAFFTEHNATFPARSCVEVARLPKDVKIEIEAIAVRR from the coding sequence ATGAGCAAGACTATCGCGACGGAAAATGCACCAGCAGCAATCGGCCCATACGTTCAGGGTGTTGACCTGGGTAGCATGATTATCACTTCCGGTCAGATCCCGGTCGATCCAAAAACCGGTGCCGTATCGGAAGACGTGTCCGCTCAGGCGCGTCAGTCGCTGGAAAACGTTAAAGCTATCGTAGAAGCAGCAGGCCTGAAAGTGGGCGATATCGTAAAAACCACCGTCTTCGTTAAAGACCTGAACGATTTCGCAACCGTCAACGCCACCTACGAAGCGTTCTTCACCGAGCACAACGCCACCTTCCCTGCACGCTCTTGCGTGGAAGTGGCCCGTCTGCCGAAAGACGTGAAAATCGAGATTGAAGCGATCGCCGTTCGTCGCTAA
- a CDS encoding TRAP transporter large permease: MDAFILVFTLGIMLAIGVPVAYAVGISAIIGAWYIDIPLEAVMIQLTSGVNKFSLLAIPFFILAGAIMAEGGIARRLVNFAYIFVGFIRGGLSLVNIVASTFFGAISGSSVADTASIGSVMIPEMDKKGYPRDFAAAVTASGSVQAILTPPSHNSVIYSLATGGTVSIAALFIAGILPGLLLSFSLMVMCVAFAHKRGYPKGVRVPFRQALKIFVDTLWGLMTVVIIMGGILSGIFTATESAAIACLWAFFVTMFIYRDYKWSELPKLMFRTVKTVTIVMILIGFAAAFGAVMTYMQLPMRITEAFTSISDNKYVILMCINIMLLLIGTLMDMAPLILILTPVLLPVTNALGIDPVHFGMIILVNLGIGLITPPVGSVLFVASAVSKQKIEQVVKAMLPFYAVLFLVLMLVTYIPAISLFLPKLFGVL, translated from the coding sequence ATGGATGCATTTATTCTCGTCTTTACGCTCGGCATTATGCTGGCGATTGGGGTCCCGGTAGCGTACGCGGTGGGTATTAGCGCGATTATTGGTGCCTGGTACATTGATATCCCGCTGGAAGCGGTGATGATCCAACTGACCAGCGGGGTGAACAAATTTTCATTGCTGGCGATCCCGTTCTTTATTCTGGCTGGGGCGATTATGGCCGAAGGGGGGATTGCGCGTCGGCTGGTGAATTTTGCCTACATTTTCGTGGGCTTTATTCGCGGTGGATTATCGCTGGTGAACATTGTGGCCTCTACCTTTTTTGGTGCGATTTCGGGATCGTCTGTGGCAGACACGGCTTCTATTGGTTCGGTGATGATCCCGGAGATGGACAAAAAAGGCTACCCGCGTGACTTTGCGGCGGCAGTGACCGCAAGTGGATCGGTACAGGCGATTCTTACGCCGCCCAGCCATAACTCGGTTATTTACTCACTGGCAACCGGCGGTACGGTATCTATCGCCGCGCTGTTCATTGCCGGGATCCTGCCGGGCCTGCTGTTAAGTTTTAGCCTGATGGTGATGTGTGTGGCGTTTGCACATAAGCGCGGTTATCCAAAAGGGGTGCGTGTACCATTTCGCCAGGCGTTGAAGATTTTTGTCGATACGCTGTGGGGCCTGATGACGGTCGTCATCATCATGGGGGGGATTTTGTCAGGTATCTTCACCGCGACTGAATCTGCGGCGATTGCCTGCCTGTGGGCCTTCTTTGTCACCATGTTTATCTATCGTGACTATAAATGGTCCGAGCTGCCAAAGCTGATGTTCCGTACGGTGAAAACGGTCACCATCGTGATGATTCTCATAGGCTTTGCCGCCGCGTTCGGCGCGGTGATGACCTATATGCAGTTGCCGATGCGCATCACCGAAGCCTTCACCAGCATCTCGGATAACAAATACGTCATCCTGATGTGCATTAACATCATGCTGCTGCTGATCGGAACGTTGATGGACATGGCGCCGTTGATCCTGATCCTGACGCCGGTCCTGCTACCGGTGACCAATGCGCTCGGTATTGATCCGGTCCATTTTGGCATGATCATACTGGTTAACTTAGGGATCGGGCTGATTACGCCGCCGGTAGGATCGGTGCTGTTTGTGGCCAGTGCGGTAAGTAAGCAGAAGATTGAGCAGGTGGTGAAGGCGATGCTGCCGTTCTATGCGGTGCTGTTCCTGGTGTTGATGCTGGTGACGTATATTCCGGCGATTTCGCTGTTTCTGCCGAAACTGTTTGGTGTGCTGTGA